The nucleotide sequence GCATCCTGGCAACCGTAACTACAGTATCAAAATAAATACGCAGATCAAAATCAGCATCAGATTAGTACTTTTCATTTTTTAGTCCCAAATGGATAACATCTACCTGGAAGAAGAATCTGTCTGGTCTCTTTTAATGCTGCCTCGTGCATGCTTCCTTCTATGAAACTGCTGTGAAGTTTGGACCAGATTTCCTGAAAGCACACCAGAAGTTGTGACAAAATTATTTTTACCCCTGCAGTGTGGTACAGACACAAGCTTAAACCAGTGATTGAATCTGAATCTGAATCTGAAGCTCCCATACAAAGGGCAAGCAATGTCATTAGAAAGAGGAAACCAACACTACATGTGGTTTCTCAGCCGGACAGGTCTTCTCGCATTATCTCGCTTACTATGGCAGCAGATGTAACTTCTCAAACTAGGTAACTGTTCAAATAACACTGAAATTCAGGGTCTTATCcaagggagagaaaaaaaaggtgTTCCTAGTTGTTTCTTATCGATCTTTCCGCAAGGAACTGCCGAGAAAACAGATCCTTCTCAAAGAAGGATGCAAACTTTGCCATGGAGCTACAAAAACCAAATCACATTTTGTGAATCATAAGATCACTCGTGCATTTAAATTTTTAAACAAATAGCCCaccaaacaaacaaaaaataatgCCAAACTGAACGTAGCTGTGCAACAGTTAAGTGGCTGAAAACATATAATCCAACTTATTTCCCCCAAAAAACATACACACTTGAGACATGTAGTACATCATCCAAAGATTCTCCAAAGTCACGATCAGTTTATTCACAAGTACACATGCCAGCTTATTATTTTTAGGGGAAGAACACATGCCAGCTGAATCCAAACGCTATACATGTAGGGAATCATTTTTGGGCCAGCCTTACAAATGGCCCCACTAAAGATCCGAAGGCCTCAACTATTCACAAAGTTGTAACCTCATAAGAATGGATACAGCACGTTCACGTCTTCTAAAGCACTCTTGTAAGATATTCCACTGCCAAATTATTTATGCGCTCTTACCTTTTTTAGATGATAATGATTGATGTGTTCTTACTAACTGGATCGTGATCCGAATCAAATGGGATGGGTTAAGTCTGCATCTTGTCATCAATGGCATGGCCAAGCATAATCGACCAATGATAACTAATCTGAAATTGCAATTGTTTTTACCAACGGTACTCCATAAGGTAGATGGAGATGAATAGAGCCATATCCATGCAACCCAAAGGAGATAAGAGTAGACAAGTAGTAGCATACCAACTTATTAGCAAAATCAACTTCAGGAAAGCATCCTGGCAACCGTAACTAAAGTTCCAAAATAAATACGCAAACCAAATCAGGTGGCAGCTTTTCCGCTGCACGAATTTGCCAGTCAGCATCAGATTAGTCCTTTTCATTTCTTAATCTTAGATGGATAAAATGTACTACCTGTAAGAAGAATCTGGCTGGTCTTTTAATGCTGCCTCGTGTATGCTTCCTTCTATGAAACTGCTGTGAAGTTTGGACCAGATTTCCTGGAAGCATAAGAGAAGAGCTGTGAAGATTTGTTTTTACACATGCAGCTCAAACAATCTGAAGCTCCCACCTAGTCACAATGGATAAGCATAAGGGccatgccactggaaagaggaaACCAACACTGCATGTGGTTTCTCAGTCGGACAGGTCTTACTTGATGTAGTTTGGCTAAAAAAAAGTAGAGGCAGAGAATGTCAAAATGCACATTGCCTCTTCAGATATCTCAACTGGCAGAATCCTTTTGTGGGAGTGAAAAATCAGCCTTGCATTAACAAAAAAAAAGCAGCTTGTATGAGGGTTAGATCACATCAGAGTGTCGTTAGAGAAGGGGAGCAATGAGAAAATGTACTGATTTGATATGTTTTTCATATAGCTAACCAGATGTCACCACTGTACAAAGAGCTAACACACCAGACAACAAGCACAGACTATTACACAGACCAAAAGTTAAAGCAGCCAAACGACCCTTCTTGCACCAGCAAGCAGATACCCCGGAAGAACTCCTAGAAGCCATTCATCTCCAGAAGGTATGTGCGCCTCTTCATCAGCGCCTTGGCAGCGAATTTGAATGGCCCATCAAATGCTCCAGAGATGAACGCGTCCGTTTCCTTGCGGCTGACATGGCCGCCATTGCTTCCCTCGGTGGAGGGCTTGATAGCAACCAGTGTAGCACCCTGCAACGCGATTCCTCCGGGCAGCTCGAGATATGGCGCGTATTTCAGCTTCATGTTGCAGGCCGGGACCTGGGTCCTGTTGGAGCATGCTGAGGCCGACAGTTGGTTCTCTCTGAACTCCTTCAGCTGCTCTGCTCCCATGGTCAGCGTGCCCTGACCATCGGCATCGGTCAGCACCAAGCTCACAAGTGTGGCGTGCTCCTTGATGATCGACCGGAGAAGATAATGCCTCGTCGATGCTGCGATGAGGGAGCTGATTGTCCACACGACACGGAGCTTGAGCCCGCCATTGGTATAGAAAGACTCCGGCATGCTCCCATTGTCCTCCGAAGACGGCTCGTGCTCTGCGCCAACAGGCTTGCGGTCAACCCTGGTGCCCCCGAGGATCACGCAGTTCTGAAGCGTGCTCCCGTACTCTGCCCGCCATTTCAGGAGCACCCCGTCCTCGGTCCCGACATCCCCGGAAGGGAGCTCGATGTGAAGGTTCCGAACGTGCGTGAAGCTCCGTAGCACCTGCGCCGGCGAGTGGTGCGCGAGCTGCGGGAAGAGCGGCCGCCCGGCGCCGTTGGGGCCGCGCGCGTTGTGGAAGGGCTTGATGATCGTGAAGAGCATCAGCTTGAGGAAGTGGGAGAGGATGTTCCGGGGCTTGGGCGAGGTCAGGTTGAGGgcgtcctcgccgtcgccgtcgaccgCCACGACGCGGTCGATCTTGACGCAGACGTCGTGGACGTGGGGCACGAGCCCGTTGAACCGCTTGGACGCGGCGGAGCAGCGGCCGAGGGAACGCACGTCCTCCACCTTGTTGAGGATGAGCAGGACGAGCGAGTCCGGCAGGCAGTCGAACaggtcgagctcgagctcgagcgccGGGTCCGCGTGGATTCGGGCCTTGGGAAGCATCGCGCCGCCGGAAGGTCACGCCTTCTGCGCCGCCCGCCCACCCACCCCGCGGAACAAACGGCACCAAGATTGCCGGGAATGGGCAAGAACAGGCTGCTCGACCTTGGCTCTTCGGATGGCTCGCGCAATGGCAGCAACCGCCCGCCAAATCGACGCGACGCGACCGCCTGAAGGGAAGGAGAAGAGGAACAGCTCAGAGCACGGACGGGAAACATCAGAGACATGGATGAAATGTCAAGGGATTGAAGCAACATGCAGCAAAATCACCATCAACAATCGAAGGGGACCTCAAATGAAGAACCGGGCGAGTGGAATCCACCAATCTTTTACATACCTCAGCCGCCGGTCGCCACCACCGCCGCAGCCGCGCGCGGACGAACAACTAACCCAGGCGAGCAAATCGGACCGAGACCCGCCCAGAACCCGCGCTCTCCGCCGGATCCGACGCCGGCGAGCGCCTGGGAGGCCAGGGAACCGCCCGAAAACTCCCCGCAATTCCCCGcccgaccgaccgaccgaccgcGGCGCGGCTGCTCCGGCGAGCAGATGCAACGCACTCCGCGAGCTCCGATTCGGCGGGCTCCCGGCGGCAATCCGGCGAGGGTGCTGGCTAGGGTTTATCGGAGGCGAGGGATTGGGGATATTTTTCTCCGCTCCTCCCGGCGGCAGCTGTTTTTCTCTAGCTCGTGCGGTCGCAGAGGAACAACGAGAGTGCTTCTGCTCTGCTCTCCGGCACCACTCGACGGTGGGCGGCTTTTAATATCGGGCCGGAGGACGGGGGCGGTGGCGCCGTCAACAGGTAACGGCTCCCCGCAGTTAAGCCAAGCGGCGGTGGCGCGCCGTTGGTTGATGGGTAACGGCGGGGGAGCCGTTGCTCCAGGTCCACGTCAGCCGGGGAGGGTGGTGTGTGGTGCGACAAAGCACTGTCAATTTTCTCATCAGACAAAATATAAACGGAGGCGCCCAATTTGAACAAATAAGCATTCGTACCTATGAATCGGGCACGCATCCTATCTCTATGATCACCTTCGAAGGGTCGAGCCGATAAATTGTTACCGCATTCTCACCTCTCAAACTAATTTGAACCATCGTTGTATCACTTGCGCATCATCGTGTACCAAACCATGAACACAAATACTTTAGCCCCCTCCTTCTTAAGAAGCGTAGGGTTTCTTTGCCTTCCGTATGTATCGCCGCCGGTCTGCCTCGTCTCCGGTGGACTTAGAATCATGATGGCGTGGTGGATCCTGACCCTTGCTGGTGGGAGGGCTCTGTTTTTAGATGTTCCTTTGAGTTTTATTAGGGTTTCTGTCATACTCAGAAAAACGAgatggcggcggctccctgaagatgaagTAAGGTTCTCCTCGCCTAGCCCGGTGGTGTCTCTAGCATTGTAGGTGGGTGTGCGAAGGTGTGTCTCTGACGGATTTGTACTTAGTGGATTTGTACGGATCTGATCGTGGTTCGTCTACATTCTTCTGTCTTCATGTGGGATCCTTTctatctattactccctccgtctcaaaataagtgtcttgagcttagtacaaatttatactagagctagtacaaagttgagacacttattttgggacggagggagtactattttttaacggtggtt is from Triticum aestivum cultivar Chinese Spring chromosome 1B, IWGSC CS RefSeq v2.1, whole genome shotgun sequence and encodes:
- the LOC123137566 gene encoding F-box protein At5g46170, which codes for MLPKARIHADPALELELDLFDCLPDSLVLLILNKVEDVRSLGRCSAASKRFNGLVPHVHDVCVKIDRVVAVDGDGEDALNLTSPKPRNILSHFLKLMLFTIIKPFHNARGPNGAGRPLFPQLAHHSPAQVLRSFTHVRNLHIELPSGDVGTEDGVLLKWRAEYGSTLQNCVILGGTRVDRKPVGAEHEPSSEDNGSMPESFYTNGGLKLRVVWTISSLIAASTRHYLLRSIIKEHATLVSLVLTDADGQGTLTMGAEQLKEFRENQLSASACSNRTQVPACNMKLKYAPYLELPGGIALQGATLVAIKPSTEGSNGGHVSRKETDAFISGAFDGPFKFAAKALMKRRTYLLEMNGF